The DNA region GTGGCTTCCAACTACCGAGGATATAAGGTACGAGGTATGAAGTGCCTGGGGAGGCAAAGTGGACCAACACAAGGCCGGTAAAAAAGCTGTTttcaaagaaagaaaaggaattGGCCAGGAGATAGTTGACGGCAGCCGCGAGCGGTGGAATGTTTGTTGTTGACTCGCCTACGCAGCACACAGCTTGGCAAAAGACCAGAGACCTTCGGAACTTGGAACCTTTCTCAAGGGACACGGGCATGCGGCATCACAAACAAGATGGGTATCAAAAAACAGCCCCAAGGAAATGAAAAGCGAATCTGTccggaaaaaaagaaatacaAAATGTACACCTGGGTAGGTGGCAGGCGCCCGGAACAAGGAACGATGGGCCGTGGGGCGGTCGAGGTGGAAGCGATCAACATGATCATATCCAGGACATGGACCTGGGTCGGGATTGGCTCCCCGGAGTTGCTTTCTGACCACAACTCAACTCTGAACAGTAGCAcacacaaaagaaaaggctccctctctctctctgcgATCAGAGAGAGGGAATGGAACTTTGGGACGGGTGGGGGTGTCATTTGCTCTTTGCGAGACCGGTCACACTCTTCTCAGCCCACGTCACAAAATGTGGTTCACAGTGACTGGCTGTGCAGGCGCCgcagagaaaagaaaagtgaGAAGCGACAGACCTACCAGAGTCCCATCTCCAGTGTGTGAATGTCTCCCTCCTTGCCAGTAGGTGAGCTTCTCCACTGCCCGCTgattgatgaggatggccaTGAGGTCATCTACCATAAAGTCGTCCGTGATGCCTTGACATTCCAAGAATTCAGGTTGGCACCAGTCCAGGTGACGGGACCGGATGGTGGGATCACCCGCAGGGTAATTTATCGGGGCGCTCTCGATCTGGCGCATGATGAGCCGCGAGCGGCCGTCAATGACAAGCGAGACCGAGATCTGCTTGGGCTCTTGGCTTTGCGGAGTCGTAGTGAagtgggtgtgtgggtgttggAAGAATGCCCAGCCATTGGCCCGACCAGCCAACCGGACGCATAAGCTCCAAGTGCTGCCGAGGGAACAACCTGCTTTTGTCAAGGCGTCGCCGTGCCTGAAGACTTCTGCTTCGGCTTGCCATTATCGAGGCCCATGTCTCAAGAGATGAAAAAGTACCTGTTGGGAGAAAAGAGAGCATATGACACGATGGATTTCCAGGCCCTCGGAGATCTGCTTGATCCGTGCCCTCCTTGAACCGCCTCTCTGCCCTGGGCGGTCTGTGCATCGCGGGGGCTCCCGCCGCCGTTGAACCCAATTCATCATGCCGGGGTGAGTTTTTCCGCCCTGGCCTAAAAAGGTTTGAACACACCATCGTACGGAAGTGAAGATGACGGGTTGGTTTTTTCTGTTACAAACCAGCAGCTCGGAAAATATCGTCTCTCCTGGGTACGGTGGGGAATACCGTAAGAGAATTCTGCTAGTATCACATTTTTGACGCGCTTTGCTGACGCAAAAAAAACTTGTTCAAGCGATCCTTTCTCGGAGATTGCTCCCGACAAACCGATTTGGCATTTTTGGcagtgggagagggaaacCCCGCATGGCGTTTGACTTTTGAAATCCAAATGCCATAAGAAGAAAACTGCCTCTCTCTCGGGCGACGTGTCATCCGTCCAGCCCAAATGTACGCCGGAACTGACATTCCTACTGCTTGCCCGTCTGCGGCTGGGTTGATTCACCGGCTGGACCCTGCCACCCCAGTTTTGTTTGACATTCCGGCTGCCTGCATGGAGAGTTTCCTGCATTTTGTCCCGCTGCAGGAGCATTGGCGTTTTCCAGGTTTGTTGCTGGGCGGGGAAACCAACATGCCAGGGTGAAGATGGCTGGTGAGGCCTGCTTCGTGGTCTCCCCTTGCCCGTGGCTAGGTGTAGGTAAATTGTGCGAGGAGGCGTTTGACTTTTGAGATGGATATGAAGCAACAGATGTGGGAAAAGACCCTGAATGCTTGAACATTGACGTTGAATATAGGTGTGGCATGAAAGGATCCGGCAGTCTGGTTAAGCTCATCGACCTTCCTAACTGGGATGGCATTGGCCACACAACGTTCGCTTGGCGAAGCAAGGGCAATCCCTCGAGACATCCGTCACAGCCCGCGTCATAGCAACTTCATATAAACGAAGACGGtaaggaagagaaggggaCTTGTGCGAATACAATATACACCTAGTCACCCCGAAGGAGGCAGTCCGTCATAAGAACCTTGAAATTGATCTGCTTCGGATTCAATGGCCGCCCTGTCCATCGAACTAGCCGCCTTGCCGGAGTAAGACTAGAGAAAGACATAATGGGAGAAAGACATAGTGGGAACCATGAGACAATATGTATTGTAGATGGCCTTTGCTTGTATTACCGTCAATTTCTCTAACCCAACAGGTTGACATACGGCTCCGGCCACCGTCCCCAGACCATCGGCCGAGCCAACCGGCCGCTAACCGTAGACAGTATCTTCAGTCTCCGCCTGTCCTTGTCCACGTCCGATACGCAAACCCAACCGATGACAGGCGCCTGTCGTATTGTCTCCAGGGGGTCATTGACCGAGGCATCCATGACCGCCAGTGTCCAGTGTGACATTTCCTCTGAGATCTCTGCGCGCTCCAGAACCTGGTTCGGGTCGTCGAGATCCATGGCTGTTCATGTATTAGCTGTTGTATGTATGATGATTCAGATCCAGGACGCTTACCATCAACGGCCCTAAAGATCACGACGTCGTCAAAACCAAACGACTGCACCGAAGGACTAAGAGCTCGCTTGGAATCGCCAAAAAAGTAGTCCTTGATCAGAGCCTTGCGTGACGAGAGCAGATGCTGTCTGTCTTGTTCCACCACTCCATCAGGTTTGTCAAGATTCACAATCTCAATCGGCTCCCCTAGTGGTGTCTTCCTATCCCGGCGTCTCAACTCAGCTTCCAAGTCTGGTGACCCAAGCACGATAACGATATTGACTGCATCACCACgtcagccttcttctccccttttcttcgtTTCACACCCAACCTACCAGCAAATTCTCTAATGACGtgcatcaacccctccacccctccccccctttccctctcttcctctccatcctccccttttaccttcacctcccccttcctcacctctACGGCCGGGgtatcaacaaccacacctcccctcctcaccccttgATCCCCCCCCGTCTTCGCCCTCACCGAGCTCCCCAACCGTCTCACCAGATCCTTCCAAagcccctcatcatcctccgccctctccctcccaaaatAATACCCCACCGGCAACTTCACCGGCACCGCACTCGGCCCACTAGACGGGGTAcaccccaccccaacccccccctccggGTCCTCCACATCCATCACCGTAGcaaacaccgccgccgacaaCGTCCCCGGCAAAGCCAACATCCCATCCCTCGGATCCACCGTCGCTAGCACAGGCTGCTCCCCCTGCCTCGTcgcccagccaatcagcATCTTCGCCAGCGAGCTCTTCCCGCTCGCCGGCGGGCCACAGATCATAACCCTCGGCCCATGACCACTCCCACTGCTGCTCTGCGACCTCCGTgcctggaggaggaagtgcAAGTTCAGATAGGCGACAAAAGGCGAGTCGGCAGAATGGGGGTAGTGTTTTACGTGCTCAGACTCGAATTCACCCGTTATTTCGAGCGTGGCGCCCGTGAAGGTGACGATCTTGGAGCGGCAGCGGGTGAGGTTGTAGGTTTTTGTCTGGGCGAGCTCGGTGCCGTCGCGCTCGGCTGTTCCGGAGAGCAGTCGGCAGGTGGCGGTGGAAGTGGGGGATATTTGGAAGCGCCATTcggagaaggggtggagggtgagaGTGCGggttgatgggagggaggctTGCTGGGAAGAGTGTTAGTAaatggttggagggggagaccTAAGAGACATACCTGGGCCGATATGTGCCCTAGGCCGGGGATGGACATTGTGGCTGGAATTTGGATGGTAGGTTCCCAGCGAGATGAAAGATTCGATGCGAGATGCTCGTAGGGTGCTTTTTTTGCTGGGAGACGCGTTTGACGCCTGAGCTCTATTTAGCGTTGAGTGCTGGAAGGAGAGCTGAGCGTAGGGCTGCAGGGCTGGAAATTTAGCGGTTATTAGTGGGGGCTCTGCTTTCCCGTCATCCAGGATCCCACACAACGAAAGGCCTTGGACAGACTCACTTTTCTAATGTCTTCAACATCAGCAGGAAAACGGGACGTCTTGATTGGTCAGCCTGGAGAATGAGCTATTGCTACGAAGCTCTTCGACACATGAGGATGGCAGCCGTACCTTCTTCTCAGACGGGAATAATTCTACATTCTGCGCGCAACAACTTCGCATTTAACATTCCCGAAATGTGACACAGACTGAACCAAAAGATTGAGAAGAGTAAATCTGCGCTGAAATGTACGGAAGTGGGTATTCGAAATTCAACGCTATCTGTCTCCAAGATCCCGAGATCATGTTTACCTTTCCCCCGGTCATTATCATGAGATTCCCATATGCATATGCACCACTCTTTCTATGCGCCGGAATTCGTCTAtggtctttttttccctttatTTCGTCAACTCCTCAAAAATCTTGATAAGACTTCTAACGCCAAAAAGGCTGTTCTCATCTGGTCCTTGCCCAGGAACCCAGGTGGCATGCGCAAAATCGATCAGCTTGAGCGAGTAGATCTTTGGCAGTGAGGCAAACTCTTCGTCATCGctctccgcctccccggCGAGCTGGAGGACCTTGACGTCTCCCTCAATGACTCCATTAATCGTGGTACCATTCCCCTGCGGCAGGATAATCTCTCCTTCACCGTCCATAACGATGCCGCTGTCAACGCGGGACGCGAGGGGAACAGGTTCCTTCTCGGTAGCCTCctttggtggggttgttggcgttTGGTTCTCGATGGCCGC from Podospora pseudopauciseta strain CBS 411.78 chromosome 6, whole genome shotgun sequence includes:
- the CLP1 gene encoding Cleavage polyadenylation factor subunit clp1 (COG:A; EggNog:ENOG503NWRS), coding for MSIPGLGHISAQQASLPSTRTLTLHPFSEWRFQISPTSTATCRLLSGTAERDGTELAQTKTYNLTRCRSKIVTFTGATLEITGEFESEHVKHYPHSADSPFVAYLNLHFLLQARRSQSSSGSGHGPRVMICGPPASGKSSLAKMLIGWATRQGEQPVLATVDPRDGMLALPGTLSAAVFATVMDVEDPEGGVGVGCTPSSGPSAVPVKLPVGYYFGRERAEDDEGLWKDLVRRLGSSVRAKTGGDQGVRRGGVVVDTPAVEVRKGEVKVKGEDGEEERERGGGVEGLMHVIREFAVNIVIVLGSPDLEAELRRRDRKTPLGEPIEIVNLDKPDGVVEQDRQHLLSSRKALIKDYFFGDSKRALSPSVQSFGFDDVVIFRAVDAMDLDDPNQVLERAEISEEMSHWTLAVMDASVNDPLETIRQAPVIGWVCVSDVDKDRRRLKILSTVSGRLARPMVWGRWPEPYVNLLG